From one Flavobacterium sp. N502536 genomic stretch:
- a CDS encoding ATP-binding protein produces MESKKSYMPIKVLFSYIALLGLVVTVGWFLYAENVVYNKLENKIAFEKTKILKVSKLFSNVYKTESLARKTIQTNSEEDFKSYLTETDSLKSRIDTLKQIVTTQYQKTLLDSVTYLLSEKTKNIKQLKTIKNKADDEVSVNTAIDEITKMEFKLRKLELQDFNKNPNQLGSYQRNVLQKYVDYLNQNIPDDSTNTLSKQASDSILANSKKLLSNVKLKAEKKKESLNFEENKLLKNEIAISDQLRKVLRIIEREIIINSIKNNSLKEKSLKKVNEIVTASAIIGLVLTLFFSILIVSDYSKSQVYKKKLEIANFKTKNLLKSREQLISTVSHDLKTPLSTIVGYSELLGNSDVNTKQSYFIKNIKNSSEYITQLVQDLLDFSQIEAGKITIEKVPFLLPEVIDEVAKSIQTVYKQKNIDLIINVDDKLGTRIVGDPFRLKQILSNIIGNAYKFTEEGFIKISAYITENNDFFVVSIQDSGIGIEKGNQQLVFEEFAQANENIEKKYGGTGLGLSICQKIISILGGNLRLESTFGKGSTFQIQLPLLFDHSQNTNIEEKKPVIANTQKQTFIVLDDDINLLNLTSGVLRQEKHEVFSFNSAEKALEAIENTPFDFIITDIQMPEMDGFMFLEKLKNSGYSTFKNQPAIALTGRTDLDAAVYTEAGFTTVIQKPYSPKILLETIHRILEHDTLPTADINEKEETVTSELYVLDTLKEFLGNDEEALKEILKSFIENSSQNLNALEIAVEEKNTAEINSIAHRMAPMFKQIQTREIGDILRVLESKALDLSEAAAIFSALKSKTTVLFDALREEVV; encoded by the coding sequence ATGGAGAGTAAAAAAAGTTACATGCCGATAAAAGTACTCTTCAGTTATATTGCTTTACTGGGATTAGTTGTTACCGTAGGATGGTTCTTGTATGCTGAAAATGTGGTGTACAACAAACTCGAAAATAAAATTGCTTTTGAAAAGACCAAAATCCTTAAAGTAAGCAAATTATTTTCGAACGTGTACAAAACCGAAAGCTTAGCCAGAAAAACCATTCAAACGAATTCAGAGGAAGATTTTAAAAGTTACCTTACCGAAACAGACTCTCTGAAATCCAGAATCGATACTTTAAAACAAATTGTTACCACACAATATCAAAAAACGCTATTAGACAGCGTTACCTACCTGTTGTCGGAAAAGACAAAAAACATCAAACAATTAAAAACCATAAAAAACAAAGCCGACGATGAAGTTTCGGTCAATACCGCGATTGATGAAATTACTAAAATGGAGTTTAAACTCCGAAAATTAGAACTTCAGGATTTCAACAAAAACCCAAATCAGTTAGGCAGTTACCAACGAAATGTACTTCAAAAATATGTAGATTACCTCAATCAGAATATTCCTGATGACAGTACCAACACCTTAAGCAAACAAGCCTCGGATTCAATTCTGGCCAATTCGAAAAAACTGTTAAGCAACGTAAAACTAAAAGCCGAAAAGAAAAAAGAATCGCTGAATTTTGAGGAAAATAAGTTACTAAAGAACGAGATCGCCATTTCAGATCAGCTTCGAAAAGTACTTCGAATTATCGAAAGAGAGATCATCATCAACTCGATAAAAAACAACTCTTTAAAAGAAAAATCGCTTAAAAAAGTAAATGAGATTGTAACCGCTTCTGCCATTATTGGCTTGGTCCTGACCTTGTTTTTCTCTATTTTAATTGTGAGCGATTACTCTAAATCACAGGTTTACAAAAAGAAACTCGAGATCGCGAATTTCAAAACAAAGAACCTGCTTAAAAGCCGTGAGCAATTAATTTCGACAGTGAGTCACGATTTAAAAACTCCTTTGAGTACGATCGTGGGTTATTCAGAACTCCTGGGGAATTCTGATGTGAATACCAAGCAGTCTTATTTCATCAAAAACATTAAAAATTCTTCGGAATACATCACGCAGCTGGTTCAGGATTTACTGGATTTTTCTCAGATCGAAGCCGGGAAAATTACCATTGAAAAAGTCCCTTTTCTATTGCCGGAAGTAATTGATGAAGTTGCCAAAAGCATTCAAACCGTCTACAAGCAAAAAAACATCGATCTTATTATTAATGTTGATGACAAACTAGGCACCCGTATCGTTGGAGATCCTTTCAGATTAAAACAAATCTTAAGTAATATTATTGGAAATGCTTATAAATTCACCGAAGAAGGGTTTATAAAAATCAGTGCATATATTACTGAAAACAATGATTTCTTTGTGGTTTCCATTCAGGATTCCGGAATTGGAATCGAAAAAGGAAATCAGCAATTGGTTTTTGAAGAATTTGCACAGGCAAATGAAAATATAGAAAAAAAATATGGCGGGACCGGTTTAGGATTATCCATCTGCCAGAAAATAATTTCAATTTTGGGTGGAAACCTGCGTCTTGAAAGCACTTTTGGAAAGGGGAGCACTTTTCAAATTCAGCTGCCTTTATTGTTTGATCATAGTCAAAACACAAATATTGAAGAAAAAAAGCCTGTTATTGCGAACACTCAAAAGCAGACGTTTATTGTTCTTGACGACGACATTAATCTGCTGAATTTAACGAGTGGCGTTTTAAGACAGGAAAAACATGAGGTATTTTCTTTTAACAGCGCCGAAAAAGCTTTAGAAGCGATTGAAAACACTCCTTTCGATTTTATTATCACCGACATACAAATGCCCGAAATGGACGGTTTTATGTTCCTGGAAAAACTAAAAAACAGCGGTTATTCGACTTTTAAAAACCAACCCGCAATTGCCTTAACCGGAAGGACCGATCTCGATGCTGCGGTTTACACAGAAGCCGGTTTTACCACAGTAATTCAAAAACCATATTCCCCAAAAATACTGTTGGAGACGATTCATCGTATTCTGGAACACGATACCTTACCAACGGCTGATATTAATGAGAAGGAAGAAACTGTTACTTCAGAATTGTATGTTCTTGATACGCTAAAAGAGTTTTTAGGCAATGATGAAGAAGCACTGAAAGAAATTCTGAAATCGTTTATCGAAAACAGTTCTCAAAATCTGAATGCTTTAGAAATTGCTGTTGAAGAAAAAAACACAGCCGAGATTAACTCGATTGCACACCGAATGGCTCCTATGTTCAAACAAATTCAAACACGTGAGATTGGGGATATTTTGAGGGTTCTGGAAAGCAAGGCTCTTGACCTTTCGGAGGCAGCAGCCATTTTTAGTGCGTTGAAATCAAAAACAACAGTGCTTTTTGATGCCTTGCGTGAGGAAGTAGTTTAA
- a CDS encoding sigma-54-dependent transcriptional regulator: protein MPKILLIEDDISFCKLLEKFLIKKAYDVTIAFSAAEARIAIKKESFDLILTDLRLPDSDGIGLMSEIKTEYPQVPVILMTGYSDVNTAVKAIKNGAADYISKPFNPDEVLLVITNALKTSETETEEPPVKEKKAVKKQTTAENEFVKGISVASKKLLDHIQLVSPTDMSVLIIGESGTGKEIIAKSIHQQSLRKNNNFIAVDCGAIPKELAASEFFGHLKGSFTGAISDKMGYFEAANGGTLFLDEIGNLSYENQIQLLRALQERKIKPVGSNKEINVDIRIITATNEDLREAVKNGDFREDLYHRINEFSILSPSLKERDEDLMVFADYFLEKANQQLNKEVIGFSPEVVAIFQNYNWPGNLRELQNCVKRSTLLSKGEFIESDVLPAEFFQIQKESGSGGSFSLSDNEKEAIIQALSKAQNNKSEAAKLLKITRKTLYNKLKHYNID from the coding sequence ATGCCAAAGATATTACTGATAGAAGATGATATTTCGTTCTGCAAATTATTAGAAAAATTTCTAATCAAAAAAGCATACGATGTAACCATTGCTTTTTCGGCTGCCGAAGCCAGAATTGCGATCAAAAAAGAATCTTTCGATTTGATTTTAACAGATCTTCGTTTGCCTGATTCTGACGGTATTGGACTAATGTCGGAAATCAAAACGGAGTACCCTCAGGTCCCTGTAATCTTAATGACAGGCTATTCGGATGTTAATACCGCGGTTAAAGCCATAAAAAATGGCGCAGCCGATTATATTTCAAAACCCTTTAATCCCGATGAAGTTTTATTGGTGATTACAAATGCTTTAAAGACTTCGGAAACCGAAACGGAAGAACCTCCTGTGAAGGAGAAGAAAGCAGTTAAAAAACAAACTACAGCTGAAAACGAATTTGTAAAAGGAATTTCTGTTGCTTCTAAAAAATTGCTGGATCATATTCAATTGGTAAGTCCAACGGATATGTCGGTTTTAATTATAGGAGAAAGCGGAACCGGGAAAGAAATTATTGCTAAAAGTATTCATCAGCAAAGTTTAAGGAAAAACAACAATTTTATTGCGGTCGATTGCGGAGCTATTCCAAAAGAACTGGCGGCAAGTGAATTTTTCGGACATTTAAAAGGATCTTTTACGGGAGCAATCAGCGACAAAATGGGGTATTTTGAAGCGGCCAATGGCGGAACTCTTTTTTTGGATGAAATAGGAAACTTGTCTTATGAAAACCAAATTCAATTGTTGCGTGCGCTGCAGGAACGAAAAATTAAACCCGTTGGAAGTAATAAAGAAATAAACGTCGATATACGCATCATTACTGCTACAAACGAAGATTTACGCGAGGCAGTAAAAAACGGTGATTTCAGAGAAGATTTATACCATAGAATCAACGAGTTTTCGATATTGTCGCCTTCTTTAAAAGAGAGAGACGAAGATTTGATGGTTTTTGCCGATTATTTTCTGGAAAAAGCCAATCAACAGCTGAACAAAGAGGTTATCGGGTTTTCACCGGAAGTGGTTGCTATTTTTCAAAATTACAACTGGCCGGGAAATTTACGGGAATTACAAAATTGTGTCAAACGTTCGACATTACTGTCTAAAGGCGAGTTTATTGAAAGTGATGTGCTGCCCGCAGAGTTTTTTCAGATACAGAAAGAGTCGGGCTCGGGTGGTAGCTTTTCGTTGTCTGACAATGAAAAAGAAGCCATTATTCAGGCGCTGTCAAAAGCACAGAATAATAAATCGGAAGCTGCCAAACTACTTAAGATTACCAGAAAAACGCTTTATAATAAATTGAAGCACTACAATATCGATTAA
- a CDS encoding PepSY-like domain-containing protein yields MKKLILSAAIVLGSMSIYAYKITTPKLEEVTVSVQTEYTEVSADAVPAAVKTALQTAYPGAKLVKAAVNEKKEYKLEISVGDQKATVFSDVNGNWLKI; encoded by the coding sequence ATGAAAAAATTAATCTTATCGGCAGCAATAGTTTTAGGAAGTATGTCAATTTATGCTTATAAAATAACTACTCCGAAATTGGAAGAAGTAACTGTTTCTGTTCAGACAGAGTATACTGAAGTTAGTGCAGATGCCGTACCTGCTGCTGTAAAAACAGCATTGCAAACCGCTTATCCGGGTGCTAAGCTTGTAAAAGCAGCGGTAAACGAGAAAAAAGAATATAAACTTGAGATATCAGTTGGTGACCAAAAGGCTACTGTTTTTTCAGATGTCAATGGCAACTGGTTGAAGATATAA
- the accC gene encoding acetyl-CoA carboxylase biotin carboxylase subunit — protein MFKKILIANRGEIALRVIRTCKEMGIKTVAVYSTADAESLHVKFADEAVCIGPPPSNLSYLKMSNIIAAAEITNADAIHPGYGFLSENAKFSKICQEHGIKFIGAAPEMIDRMGDKASAKATMKAAGVPCVPGSDGLLESFEQTQKLAKEFGYPVMLKATAGGGGKGMRAVWKEDELLKAWESARQEAAAAFGNDGMYMEKLIEEPRHIEIQVVGDSYGKACHLSERDCSVQRRHQKLTEETPSPFMTDELRAAMGEAAVKAAEFIKYEGAGTVEFLVDKHRNFYFMEMNTRIQVEHPITEQVIDYDLIREQIMVAAGIPISGKNYLPQLHAIECRINAEDPYNDFRPSPGKITTLHMPGGHGVRLDTHVYSGYSIPPNYDSMIAKLITTAQSREEAISKMRRALDEFVIEGIKTTIPFHRQLMDDPRYIAGDYTTAFMDTFKMKPIEE, from the coding sequence ATGTTTAAAAAAATATTAATTGCAAATAGAGGAGAAATTGCACTTCGTGTAATTCGTACATGTAAAGAAATGGGAATCAAAACTGTAGCAGTTTACTCTACAGCCGATGCAGAAAGTTTACATGTTAAGTTTGCTGATGAAGCGGTTTGTATTGGGCCCCCTCCAAGTAACTTATCGTATTTGAAAATGTCAAATATTATTGCTGCTGCCGAAATTACTAACGCAGACGCAATACATCCAGGATATGGATTTCTTTCTGAGAATGCTAAATTCTCAAAAATTTGTCAGGAGCACGGAATCAAATTTATTGGTGCAGCTCCTGAAATGATCGATAGAATGGGAGATAAAGCTTCTGCTAAAGCGACAATGAAAGCTGCAGGAGTTCCATGTGTACCAGGTTCTGACGGATTATTAGAATCTTTCGAACAAACACAAAAATTAGCTAAAGAATTTGGTTACCCGGTAATGCTTAAAGCTACTGCCGGAGGTGGTGGAAAAGGAATGCGTGCAGTATGGAAAGAAGATGAATTGTTGAAAGCATGGGAAAGTGCACGTCAGGAAGCTGCTGCTGCATTTGGAAATGACGGAATGTACATGGAGAAACTTATTGAAGAGCCACGTCATATCGAAATTCAGGTAGTTGGAGATTCATACGGAAAAGCATGTCACCTTTCTGAAAGAGACTGTTCAGTACAACGTCGTCACCAAAAATTAACGGAAGAAACACCTTCGCCATTCATGACCGACGAGTTGCGTGCAGCAATGGGAGAAGCAGCTGTAAAAGCGGCTGAATTCATTAAGTACGAAGGAGCCGGAACGGTAGAGTTTTTAGTGGACAAACACAGAAACTTCTATTTCATGGAAATGAATACCCGTATTCAGGTAGAGCACCCAATTACGGAGCAGGTAATTGATTACGATTTAATTCGTGAGCAAATTATGGTAGCAGCCGGAATTCCAATTTCAGGAAAAAACTATTTGCCACAATTACACGCTATCGAATGCCGTATTAATGCTGAAGATCCTTATAACGATTTTCGCCCTTCACCAGGAAAAATTACTACGCTTCATATGCCAGGAGGACACGGAGTACGTTTAGATACTCACGTATATTCTGGTTACAGCATCCCTCCAAACTACGATTCGATGATTGCTAAGTTAATTACAACTGCGCAGTCAAGAGAAGAAGCTATTAGCAAAATGCGAAGAGCTTTAGATGAATTTGTTATTGAAGGCATCAAAACTACAATACCATTCCACAGACAATTAATGGATGACCCAAGATATATTGCAGGAGATTATACTACTGCTTTTATGGATACATTTAAAATGAAACCTATAGAGGAATAA
- the accB gene encoding acetyl-CoA carboxylase biotin carboxyl carrier protein, producing MDLKEIQNLIKFVANSGVAEVKLEMDDVKITIRTTLETNVTEATYVQQLPAQAALPQAVAPQQTAPVVVNVNAEAPAAVEDSKFITIKSPIIGTFYRKPSPDKPVFTEVGSTIAKGDVLCVIEAMKLFNEIESEVSGKIVKILVDDMSPVEFDQPLFLVDPS from the coding sequence ATGGATTTAAAAGAAATTCAAAACCTAATCAAATTTGTAGCAAATTCGGGAGTTGCAGAAGTAAAGTTAGAAATGGATGATGTAAAAATCACCATCAGAACAACTTTAGAAACAAATGTAACTGAAGCTACTTATGTACAGCAATTACCAGCTCAGGCTGCATTGCCACAGGCAGTTGCTCCTCAACAAACAGCTCCGGTAGTTGTAAATGTAAATGCAGAGGCGCCTGCTGCTGTTGAAGATTCTAAATTCATTACTATTAAATCTCCAATTATTGGAACTTTTTACAGAAAACCATCTCCAGACAAACCAGTATTTACTGAAGTTGGAAGCACTATCGCTAAAGGTGATGTTCTTTGTGTAATTGAAGCAATGAAATTATTCAACGAAATCGAATCAGAAGTTTCAGGTAAAATTGTAAAAATTCTTGTTGACGATATGTCTCCTGTTGAATTTGACCAACCTTTATTCTTAGTTGATCCATCATAA
- a CDS encoding beta-ketoacyl-ACP synthase III has protein sequence MNTITAAITAVGAYVPDFVLSNKVLETMVETNDEWITTRTGIKERRILKDADKGTSFLAIKAAQDLIAKANIDPLEIDMIIMATATADMPVASTGVYVATEIGATNAFAYDLQAACSSFLYGMSTAAAYVQSGRYKKVLLIGADKMSSIVDYTDRATCIIFGDGAGAVLFEPNYEGLGLQDEYLRSDGVGRDFLKISAGGSLTPTTAETVKNKQHNIIQDGKTVFKYAVTNMADASELILQRNNLTNQDVNWLVPHQANKRIIDATASRMNLEESKVLMNIERYGNTTSATLPLVLSDFEHLLKKGDNIIFAAFGGGFTWGSIYLKWAYDKK, from the coding sequence ATGAATACAATCACAGCCGCAATTACCGCTGTTGGAGCTTACGTTCCCGACTTTGTACTTTCGAACAAGGTATTGGAAACGATGGTCGAAACTAATGACGAATGGATTACTACTCGTACCGGAATTAAAGAGAGAAGAATTTTAAAAGATGCTGATAAAGGAACATCGTTTCTTGCCATAAAAGCAGCACAGGATTTAATAGCAAAAGCTAATATTGATCCGTTAGAGATTGATATGATCATAATGGCAACAGCTACGGCAGATATGCCGGTAGCCTCTACAGGGGTTTATGTTGCAACAGAAATTGGAGCTACCAATGCATTTGCTTACGATTTGCAGGCGGCATGTTCAAGTTTCTTGTACGGAATGTCAACTGCTGCAGCTTATGTGCAGTCAGGAAGATACAAAAAAGTACTTTTAATTGGTGCCGATAAAATGTCATCAATTGTAGATTACACAGACAGAGCAACTTGTATTATTTTTGGTGACGGAGCGGGAGCCGTTTTATTCGAACCCAATTATGAAGGTCTTGGTTTACAGGACGAATACTTACGAAGCGACGGTGTAGGACGCGATTTTCTTAAAATTTCTGCAGGAGGTTCTCTGACTCCAACTACAGCAGAGACCGTAAAAAACAAACAACACAATATTATTCAGGACGGAAAAACCGTTTTTAAATATGCTGTAACCAATATGGCTGATGCCAGTGAATTGATTCTGCAAAGAAACAATCTTACGAATCAGGATGTAAACTGGTTAGTGCCACATCAGGCAAACAAGCGTATCATTGATGCTACTGCAAGCAGAATGAATCTTGAAGAGTCAAAAGTACTGATGAACATTGAAAGATATGGTAATACCACTTCAGCTACATTGCCATTAGTATTAAGCGACTTTGAACACTTGCTTAAAAAAGGAGATAATATTATTTTTGCTGCGTTTGGTGGAGGATTCACTTGGGGATCTATTTACTTAAAATGGGCATACGATAAAAAATAA
- the rpmF gene encoding 50S ribosomal protein L32, whose amino-acid sequence MAHPKRKISKTRRDKRRTHYKATVAQIATCPITGEAHLYHRAYWHEGKMYYRGQVVIDKSVAVA is encoded by the coding sequence ATGGCACATCCTAAGAGAAAAATCTCGAAAACAAGAAGAGATAAGAGAAGAACACATTATAAAGCTACTGTAGCTCAAATCGCTACATGTCCTATTACTGGAGAAGCACATTTATACCACAGAGCTTACTGGCATGAAGGTAAAATGTATTACAGAGGGCAAGTTGTTATCGATAAATCTGTAGCGGTTGCTTAA